Proteins co-encoded in one Conger conger chromosome 4, fConCon1.1, whole genome shotgun sequence genomic window:
- the LOC133127303 gene encoding chemokine XC receptor 1-like gives MTPAYEYDYSEYDSDYGQSEVCNKTDVVRFGSITTPIFFSAVIALSLVGNILVLAILVLYETLRSLTNTFILNLALSDLVFTFGLPFWAYDHLWGWTLGERTCKAVNFVFYAGYYSSIVFLMIMTIHRYLAVVHPLSDFGTRKRFYGIIASSIIWTVSFAAAVPSLLYTKVVLHNGVSYCTYDDITWKTASAFQQNVVFSLAFLVIAFCYANILRTILRSRSHARHRTVKLIFTVVVVFFVGWAPYNTMIFLRSLTDLQVPPFDQCKISIAVDYGFYVCRLIAFSHCCLNPVFYVFVGVKFRTHLKMILRCIWQPQANGEIYRRTSRLNSHSHGSMY, from the coding sequence ATGACACCAGCATATGAATACGACTACAGCGAGTACGACTCCGATTACGGTCAAAGTGAAGTTTGCAATAAAACAGACGTTGTCAGATTTGGATCCATCACGACCCCGATATTCTTCTCCGCAGTGATCGCCCTGAGTCTCGTGGGGAACATCTTAGTCCTCGCGATCCTGGTGCTGTACGAGACCCTCCGATCGCTCACGAATACTTTCATTCTAAACCTGGCCCTTTCGGACTTGGTCTTCACCTTTGGACTGCCGTTCTGGGCGTACGATCATCTGTGGGGATGGACGCTTGGAGAGAGAACCTGCAAAGCCGTTAATTTTGTCTTCTACGCCGGATATTACAGCAGCATCGTTTTTCTAATGATAATGACCATCCACCGCTATCTGGCGGTGGTCCATCCACTCTCTGACTTCGGAACCAGGAAGCGTTTCTATGGGATCATCGCCTCCTCCATTATCTGGACAGTGAGCTTTGCAGCAGCcgtcccctccctcctctacaCCAAGGTCGTACTCCACAACGGAGTGTCGTACTGCACGTACGACGACATAACTTGGAAGACGGCTTCGGCTTTCCAGCAAAACGTAGTTTTCTCGCTTGCGTTTTTGGTGATCGCCTTCTGTTACGCCAACATTCTGCGGACAATCCTCCGATCGAGATCGCACGCAAGGCACAGAACCGTGAAGCTAATCTTCACCGTGGTGGTGGTGTTTTTCGTGGGATGGGCGCCGTACAATACGATGATATTTCTGAGATCGCTGACGGATTTGCAGGTGCCACCTTTCGACCAGTGCAAAATCAGTATCGCGGTTGATTATGGGTTTTATGTCTGTCGTCTGATCGCCTTCTCTCATTGCTGCTTGAACCCTGTCTTTTATGTCTTTGTTGGCGTGAAATTCAGGACCCACCTAAAGATGATTCTGCGATGTATCTGGCAACCACAGGCCAACGGCGAAATATACCGCCGCACTAGCAGGCTTAACTCGCACTCGCACGGCTCCATGTATTAA
- the LOC133126227 gene encoding tripartite motif-containing protein 16-like, translated as MAEGGILLDQDQFSCSICLDLLKDPVAIPCGHSYCMGCINGCWDQDDHTGVYSCPQCRETFTPRPVLGRNTMLAEVVEKLKKTGLQAAPPAHCYAGPGDVACDICTGRKHKAVKSCLVCLASYCETHLKLHNELHPGNTHNVIHASGRLQDNICRQHKKLLEVYCRTDQQCICLLCVMDEHRGHDTVSAAAERTEKQKQLGATQSKFQQRIQEREKELQDLRQAVQSLKHSTQAAVEDSERIFTEMIRSIERRCSEVKELIRNQEKAEVSRAEGLLERLEQEIAELRRRDTELEQLSHTEDHIHFLQSCQSLCVPPGPGDLPSITVSPHVSFEAVRKCVSELKERLEDVCKGELLKIFESVKEVHTVEPRTREDFLQYSCQLTLDPNTAYKQLRLSEGNREVTCVREIQSYPDHPERFDYWWQVLCREGLSGCCYWEAEWSGDNGVYIAVSYKEISRKGGGDDAALGRNNESWTLRCSASSYSFWHNNEHTEIPAPSSSRIGIYLDHRAGTLSFYSVSDTMTILHTVQTTFTQPLYPGFDISLESSVKLYDL; from the exons atggctgaaggtggCATTTTGctggatcaggaccagttcagctgttcgatctgtctggatctactgaagGATCCGGTGgctattccctgtggacacagttactgtatgggctgtattaatggctgctgggatcaggatgatcatactggtgtctatagctgtccccagtgcagagagaccttcaccccaaggcctgttctgggcagaaacaccatgctggctgaagtggtggagaaactgaagaagacaggactccaagctgctcctcctgctcactgttacgctggacctggagacgtggcgtgtgatatctgcactgggagaaagcacaaagcCGTCAAGTCCTgcctggtgtgtctggcctcttactgtgaaactcacctcaaacttCACAATGAGCTTCACCCAGGAAATACACACAATGTCATCCATGCTTCTGGACGCCTGCAGGACAATATTTGCCGTCAGCATAAAAAACTGCTCGAGGTTTATTGTCGTaccgatcagcagtgtatctgtctgctgtgtgtgatggatgaacacagaggccatgatacagtttcagctgcagcagaaaggactgagaaacag aagcagctgggggcgacacagagtaaattccagcagagaatccaggagagagagaaggagctgcaggatctgagacaggctgtgcagtcactcaag cACTCTacacaggcagcagtggaggacagtgagaggatctttactgagatgatccgctccattgagagaaggtgctctgaggtgaaagagctgatcagaaatcaggagaaggctgaagtgagtcgggctgaaggactcctggagcgactggagcaggagattgctgagttgaggaggagagacactgagctggagcagctttcacacacagaggatcacatccatttcctccag agctgtcagtctctctgtgtccctcctggacctggagacttacccagcatcactgtcagtccacacgtctcttttgaggctgtgaggaaatgtgTCTCTGAGCTGAAAGAGCGACTGGAGGACGTCTGCAAGGGGGAACTGCTCAAAATCTTTGAATCAG TGAAAGAAGTCCATACTGTAgagcccaggaccagagaggatttcttacagt attcctgtcagctcacactggaccccaacacagcgtaTAAACAGCTCCGTCTGTCCGaagggaacagagaggtgacatgtgtgagagagatccagtcatatcctgatcatccagagagatttgactaCTGGTGGCaggtgctgtgcagagagggccTGTCTGgatgctgttactgggaggctgagtggagtggagataaTGGGGTTTAtatagcagtgtcatataaagagatcagcaggaaaggagggggTGATGACGCTGCTCTGGGGCGCAATAACGAGTCTTGGACTTTGCGCTGCTCTGCCTCCAGTTATTCTTTCTGGCACAATAATGAGCACACTGAAATCcctgctccctcctcctccagaataggaatatacctggatcacagggcaggaactctgtccttctacagtgtctctgacacaatgaccaTCCTGCACacagtccagaccacattcactcagcccctctaccCTGGGTTTGACATTAGTCTTGAATCTTCTGTGAAACTGTATGATctgtga
- the LOC133126228 gene encoding tripartite motif-containing protein 16-like yields the protein MAEGGGLLDQEQFSCSICLDLLKDPVTISCGHSYCMGCIKGCWDQDDHTGVYSCPLCRETFTPRPVFRKNTMLAEVVEKLKKTGLQAAPPAHCYAGPGDVACDVCTGRKHKAVKSCLVCLASYCETHLKLHNELHPGNTHNVFNATGHLQDNICHQHKKLLGIYCRTDQQCICLLCVMDEHRGHDTVSAAAERTEKQKQLGATQSKFQQRIQEREKELQDLRQAVQSLKRSAQAAVEDSESFFAEMIRSTERRCSEVKELIRDQEKVEARLAEGLLERLEQEIAELRRRDAELEQLSHTEDHIHFLQSCQSLCAPPGPGDLLSITVSPHVSFEDVRKCVSELKERLEDVCKVERLKISESVKEVHTVEPRTREDFLQYSCQLTLDPNTAYEQLRLSEGNREVTRVREIQSYPDHPERFDYWSQVLCREGLSGHCYWEAEWRGGYGVDIAVSYKDISRKGDDDDAALGGNEKSWALRCSASGYSFWHNNKSIKIPVRPSSSRIGVYLDHWAGTLSFYSVSDTITLLHRVQTTFTQPLYPGFWLYSGASSVKL from the exons atggctgaaggtggaggTTTACTGGATCAGGAACAGTTCAGCTGTTCAATCTGCCTGGATCTACTGAAGGATCCGGTGACCATttcctgtggacacagttactgtatgggctgcattaagggctgctgggatcaggatgatcatactggtgtctacagctgtcccctGTGCAGGGAGACCTTCACCCCAAGGCCTGTTTTTAGAAAAAACACcatgctggctgaagtggtggagaaactgaagaagacaggactccaagctgctcctcctgctcactgttacgctggacctggagacgtggcgtgtgatgtctgcactgggagaaagcacaaagctgtcaagtcctgtctggtgtgtctggcctcttactgtgaaactcacctcaaacttCACAATGAGCTTCACCCAGGAAACACACATAATGTCTTCAATGCTACTGGACACCTGCAGGACAATATTTGCCATCAACATAAAAAACTGTTGGGCATTTACTGTCGTaccgatcagcagtgtatctgtctgctgtgtgtgatggatgaacacagaggccatgatacagtctcagctgcagcagaaaggactgagaaacag aagcagctgggggcgacacagagtaaattccagcagagaatccaggagagagagaaggagctgcaggatctgagacaggctgtgcagtcactcaag cgctctgcacaggcagcagtggaggacagtgagagcTTCTTTGctgagatgatccgctccactgagagaaggtgctctgaggtgaaagagctgatcagagatcaggagaaggttGAAGCCCGActggctgaaggactcctggagcgactggagcaggagattgctgagctgaggaggagagacgctgagctggagcagctttcacacacagaggatcacatccatttcctccag agctgtcagtctctctgtgcccctcctggacctggagacttacTCAGCATCACAGTCAGTCCACACGTCTCTTTTGAAGATGTGAGGAAATGTGTCTCTGAGCTGAAAGAGCGACTGGAGGACGTCTGCAAAGTGGAACGGCTCAAAATTTCTGAATCAG TGAAAGAAGTCCATACTGTAgagcccaggaccagagaggatttcttacagt attcctgtcagctcacactggaccccaacacagcgtaTGAACAGctccgtctgtctgaggggaacagagaggtgacccgtgtgagagagatccagtcatatcctgatcatccagagagatttgactaCTGGTCCCaggtgctgtgcagagagggtctgtctggacactgttactgggaggctgagtggagaggggggtatGGGGTTGATATAGCAGTGTCCTATAAagacatcagcaggaaaggagaCGATGATGATGCTGCTCTGGGAGGTAATGAGAAGTCCTGGGCTTTGCGCTGCTCTGCCTCCGGTTACTCTTTCTGGCACAATAATAAGAGCATTAAAATCCCTGTTcgtccctcctcctccagaataggagtgtacctggatcactgggcaggaactctgtccttctacagcgtctctgacacaataaccctcctgcacagagtccagaccacattcactcagcccctctatcctgggttttgGCTTTATAGTGGTGCTTCTTCTGTGAAACTGTga